The following coding sequences lie in one Myxococcus xanthus genomic window:
- the nagB gene encoding glucosamine-6-phosphate deaminase gives MRIRVFDSEREAAAACAQRIARAVTARPSLVLGLPTGRTPLNVYRELVELFTRGGLDWAQVRTFNLDEFLGVSADDAGSFRAYMERHLFQHVNLSPAHIQFLNGAVEDAEAECARYEARLAEAGGLDLVLLGLGSNGHLAFNEPADGLRARCHRTRLSRQTREANLMLFGDDPSRVPMEALTLGMASILQARQALLLAFGEAKADAVRGMVEGPVSPRCPASFLQLHPDVEVWLDPAAARAL, from the coding sequence ATGCGCATCCGCGTCTTCGATTCCGAGCGGGAGGCCGCCGCCGCGTGCGCCCAGCGAATCGCCCGAGCGGTGACGGCACGCCCCTCCCTGGTGCTGGGGCTCCCCACGGGGCGCACGCCGCTCAACGTGTACCGGGAGCTGGTGGAACTGTTCACACGCGGCGGTTTGGATTGGGCCCAGGTCCGCACCTTCAACCTGGATGAGTTTCTGGGTGTGTCGGCGGACGACGCGGGCAGCTTCCGCGCCTACATGGAGCGGCACCTCTTCCAGCACGTCAACCTGTCGCCCGCGCACATCCAGTTCCTGAATGGCGCGGTGGAAGACGCGGAGGCGGAGTGCGCGCGCTACGAGGCCCGGCTGGCCGAAGCGGGCGGACTGGACCTGGTGCTGCTGGGGCTCGGTTCGAATGGGCACCTGGCCTTCAACGAGCCGGCGGACGGACTGCGCGCGCGGTGTCACCGGACGCGGCTGAGCCGCCAGACGCGCGAGGCCAACCTCATGCTCTTCGGGGATGACCCGTCGCGCGTGCCGATGGAGGCCCTCACGTTGGGAATGGCCAGCATCCTCCAGGCACGGCAGGCGCTGCTGCTGGCTTTCGGCGAAGCCAAGGCGGATGCGGTGCGTGGCATGGTGGAGGGCCCGGTGTCCCCCCGGTGTCCCGCCTCCTTCCTCCAGCTCCACCCGGACGTCGAGGTGTGGCTGGACCCCGCGGCGGCCCGCGCGCTGTAA
- a CDS encoding lytic transglycosylase domain-containing protein produces MGRKRAARREGMTVPGWAWWLPCVLAPVVLLNVAVAWFGNSFVSPLSFSFLEAKAGALRAYLAHRPSCLVEGHAPLEPVIDAAERRHRLPAGLLRALVQVESETRVHRISPAGAMGPGQLMPGTAAMLGVKDPFDPEPAIDGSARYLAQQLRRFGDVRLAVAAYNAGPGSVNGRVPRNGETEFYVPKVLAAWELTRPPPPRKAPPAVKPVAKPKPVAPARSRAPASAAKEPKKPAAPEANGRS; encoded by the coding sequence GTGGGACGCAAGCGGGCGGCACGGCGTGAGGGGATGACGGTGCCCGGGTGGGCGTGGTGGCTGCCGTGCGTGCTCGCGCCGGTGGTGCTGCTCAACGTCGCGGTGGCCTGGTTCGGTAACAGCTTCGTGTCGCCGCTGTCCTTCTCGTTCCTGGAGGCCAAGGCGGGTGCGCTGCGCGCGTATCTGGCGCACCGGCCGTCGTGCCTGGTGGAGGGACACGCGCCCCTGGAGCCCGTCATCGACGCGGCCGAGCGCCGGCACCGCCTTCCCGCGGGGCTGCTGCGCGCGCTGGTGCAGGTGGAGTCGGAGACGCGCGTGCACCGCATCTCCCCGGCGGGGGCCATGGGGCCCGGACAGCTGATGCCCGGCACCGCGGCCATGCTGGGTGTGAAAGACCCGTTCGACCCGGAGCCGGCGATTGACGGCAGCGCGCGCTATCTGGCCCAGCAACTGCGGCGCTTCGGTGACGTGCGGCTCGCGGTGGCCGCGTACAACGCGGGCCCAGGCTCCGTGAATGGCCGCGTGCCACGCAATGGCGAGACGGAGTTCTACGTGCCGAAGGTGCTCGCGGCGTGGGAGCTGACGCGCCCGCCTCCGCCCCGGAAGGCGCCGCCCGCGGTGAAGCCCGTGGCGAAGCCGAAGCCGGTGGCTCCGGCACGCTCGAGGGCACCGGCGTCCGCGGCGAAGGAGCCGAAGAAGCCCGCCGCGCCCGAGGCGAATGGCCGGAGCTGA
- a CDS encoding metallophosphoesterase, translating into MGRLLFLLVFNVGAWAVLRSLWPGLLRKWRLGVFALGTFLSLVAWLYSAVAGRHAQLPVGDAALRVFSVGWSVAIIMIVLTGAPFLLLRRWLDRPARREPPLTAPEANPAPPVNMARRNLLTNAGRAVPLLAAGTSSVGLANGYTQFSVREVDIHLPGLPPAMDGFRIGQITDVHVGTFIDTQYLQDAVRAMNDAKVDLQVMTGDLIDDLDQLDGTMAALSECKARHGMLAILGNHEHWRGLGAIRQAYADVEARGGPVRLLVDTSHAFEHAGQRVRVVGVDYPMSGRSHRVKAERMQQSAEAGFRDVAPEEVVLCLTHHPDFFPLAAERGARLTLAGHTHGGQVAFLGVPAFWFAFKYMLGRYRQGDHQLYVSGGTGHWLPFRIGVPTEVTVLTLRATGASAAGRTS; encoded by the coding sequence ATGGGCAGGCTGCTGTTCCTCCTCGTCTTCAACGTCGGCGCCTGGGCCGTGCTCCGGTCGCTGTGGCCCGGCCTGCTCCGGAAGTGGCGCCTGGGCGTCTTCGCGCTGGGGACGTTCCTGTCCCTGGTGGCGTGGCTCTACTCCGCGGTGGCCGGACGGCACGCGCAGCTTCCCGTGGGGGATGCGGCCCTGCGCGTCTTCTCCGTGGGCTGGTCCGTCGCCATCATCATGATTGTCCTCACTGGCGCGCCCTTCCTCCTGCTGCGCAGGTGGCTGGACCGGCCCGCCCGTAGGGAGCCGCCCCTCACCGCGCCCGAGGCCAACCCCGCCCCGCCGGTGAACATGGCGCGCCGCAACCTGCTGACGAACGCCGGCCGCGCGGTGCCGCTGCTGGCGGCCGGGACGAGTTCGGTGGGGCTCGCCAACGGCTACACGCAGTTCTCCGTCCGCGAGGTCGACATCCACCTCCCCGGCCTGCCTCCGGCGATGGACGGGTTCCGCATCGGCCAGATTACGGACGTCCACGTCGGCACGTTCATCGACACCCAGTACCTGCAAGACGCCGTGCGGGCGATGAACGACGCCAAGGTGGACCTCCAGGTGATGACGGGAGACCTCATCGACGACCTGGACCAGCTCGACGGCACCATGGCGGCGCTGTCGGAGTGCAAGGCCCGCCACGGCATGCTCGCCATCCTGGGCAACCACGAGCACTGGCGCGGCCTGGGGGCCATCCGCCAGGCCTACGCCGACGTGGAGGCGCGAGGCGGCCCCGTGCGCCTGCTGGTGGACACGTCCCATGCCTTCGAGCACGCCGGCCAGCGCGTGCGCGTGGTGGGCGTGGACTACCCCATGTCCGGCCGCAGTCACCGTGTGAAAGCGGAGCGCATGCAGCAGTCCGCGGAAGCCGGCTTCCGCGACGTGGCGCCCGAAGAGGTGGTGCTCTGCCTGACGCACCATCCTGACTTCTTCCCGCTCGCGGCTGAGCGCGGCGCCCGGCTGACGCTGGCCGGTCACACCCACGGCGGACAGGTGGCCTTCCTGGGCGTCCCGGCCTTCTGGTTCGCCTTCAAGTACATGCTGGGCCGCTACCGCCAGGGCGACCACCAGCTCTACGTGTCCGGCGGAACGGGGCACTGGCTGCCCTTCCGCATCGGCGTGCCGACAGAGGTGACGGTCCTCACCCTTCGCGCGACGGGGGCGTCGGCTGCTGGCCGTACGTCTTGA
- a CDS encoding long-chain fatty acid--CoA ligase, protein MLPGRMMDFPLTLSHLMERARTFYPRSEIVSRNPDKSLHRYTYADFYARTCRLANALTRLGVKAGDRVATLSWNHYRHLEMYYGVPCMGAVVHTLNLRLHPNDLGYIARHAEDSVVVVDRSLLPLFEKFKDAVPSIRHVIVVPDAGPAPEGTLDYEALLAAESPDFDFPQLDENSASMLCYTSGTTGNPKGVLYSHRSTVLHALACCMTDVTGMREADAVMPVVPMFHAAAWGLAFDAVLTGAKLVLPGPHLDPPSLLDLMAAEKVTMAGGVPTIWIGILALLDQSPARWDLSSMRSMLIGGSAAPPSLIEGFQQRHGLEVVHAWGMTEMSPVGTMAKVKGPLRQAAPETKSSARASQGFALPFVETRVASDDGTLLPWDGETMGELEVRGPWVASSYFSDEGEDRFTKDGWFKTGDVVTIDSQGYVRICDRSKDVIKSGGEWISSVALENALMAHPAVLEAAVFAGKHPKWDERPLAAVALKEGQQATKEELTAHLAGQFAKMWLPDDYVFVPQVPRTSTGKFLKTKLREDYGDHLLKNPKADAAT, encoded by the coding sequence ATGCTGCCAGGCCGCATGATGGATTTCCCGCTCACGCTGAGCCACTTGATGGAGCGTGCACGGACGTTCTACCCGCGCTCGGAAATCGTCAGCCGCAACCCGGACAAGTCGCTGCACCGCTACACGTACGCGGACTTCTACGCGCGCACGTGCCGGCTGGCCAACGCGCTGACGCGGCTGGGCGTGAAGGCGGGGGACCGGGTGGCCACGCTGAGCTGGAATCACTATCGGCACCTGGAGATGTATTACGGCGTGCCGTGCATGGGCGCGGTGGTGCACACGCTCAACCTTCGCCTGCACCCCAATGACCTGGGCTACATCGCGCGGCACGCGGAAGACTCCGTGGTGGTGGTGGACCGCTCGCTGCTGCCGCTGTTCGAGAAGTTCAAGGACGCGGTGCCCAGCATCCGCCACGTCATCGTGGTGCCGGACGCGGGCCCCGCGCCGGAGGGGACGCTCGACTACGAAGCGCTGCTGGCGGCCGAGTCCCCGGACTTCGACTTTCCCCAGCTCGATGAGAACTCCGCGTCGATGCTCTGCTACACGTCGGGAACCACGGGCAATCCGAAGGGCGTGCTCTACAGCCACCGCTCCACCGTGCTGCACGCCCTGGCGTGTTGCATGACGGACGTGACGGGCATGCGCGAGGCGGACGCGGTGATGCCGGTGGTGCCCATGTTCCACGCCGCCGCGTGGGGTCTGGCCTTCGACGCCGTCCTCACCGGCGCGAAGCTGGTGCTTCCCGGGCCGCACCTGGACCCGCCCTCCCTGCTGGACTTGATGGCGGCGGAGAAGGTCACGATGGCGGGCGGCGTGCCCACCATCTGGATTGGCATCCTGGCGCTGCTGGACCAGTCACCGGCCAGGTGGGACCTGAGCAGCATGCGGTCGATGCTGATTGGTGGCTCGGCGGCGCCTCCGTCGCTGATTGAGGGCTTCCAGCAGCGGCATGGACTGGAAGTGGTCCACGCGTGGGGCATGACGGAGATGAGCCCCGTTGGGACCATGGCGAAGGTCAAGGGACCGCTGCGGCAGGCGGCGCCAGAGACGAAGTCCTCGGCGCGGGCGTCCCAGGGGTTCGCGCTGCCGTTCGTGGAGACACGCGTCGCCAGCGACGACGGCACGCTGCTGCCCTGGGATGGGGAGACGATGGGCGAGTTGGAGGTCCGGGGGCCCTGGGTCGCGTCTTCCTATTTCAGCGACGAGGGCGAGGACCGCTTCACGAAGGACGGCTGGTTCAAGACGGGCGACGTGGTGACCATCGACTCGCAGGGTTACGTGCGCATCTGCGACCGCAGCAAGGACGTCATCAAGTCGGGCGGTGAGTGGATCTCCTCCGTGGCGCTGGAGAACGCGCTGATGGCGCACCCAGCGGTGCTTGAGGCGGCCGTCTTCGCAGGGAAACATCCGAAGTGGGATGAGCGCCCGCTGGCCGCGGTGGCACTGAAGGAGGGGCAGCAGGCCACGAAGGAGGAGCTGACCGCGCACCTGGCGGGCCAGTTCGCGAAGATGTGGCTGCCGGATGACTATGTCTTCGTCCCGCAGGTGCCGCGCACGTCCACCGGCAAGTTCCTCAAGACGAAGCTGCGTGAGGACTACGGCGACCACCTGCTGAAGAATCCGAAGGCGGACGCAGCGACGTAG
- a CDS encoding FHA domain-containing protein — translation MPSVKQLRPFALATLEAFLEASGRVVLVQQPPEPVFQQVAMRLGEARTVGMAHRTRLVDRLFVMLRGFDALEVHFLRPETEGEEFSVGRIEGCSLVVPDPSVSKNHATLRWHAQAGDCSVRDLGSMNGTWVNASALGPDQERMLNDGDALAFGDAQFLYLRTETLHAHLRMASPSRD, via the coding sequence ATGCCGTCCGTCAAGCAACTGCGCCCGTTCGCCCTGGCAACCCTGGAGGCCTTCCTCGAAGCATCCGGCCGCGTCGTGCTGGTCCAACAACCTCCCGAGCCCGTCTTCCAACAGGTGGCCATGCGGCTCGGTGAGGCACGCACCGTGGGCATGGCCCACCGGACACGGCTCGTGGACCGGCTGTTCGTCATGCTGCGCGGGTTCGATGCCCTGGAGGTCCACTTCCTCCGGCCAGAAACGGAGGGGGAGGAGTTCTCCGTGGGACGCATCGAAGGATGCTCCCTGGTGGTACCCGACCCTTCCGTGTCCAAGAACCACGCGACCCTGCGGTGGCACGCACAGGCCGGTGACTGCTCGGTGCGCGACCTGGGTTCCATGAATGGCACCTGGGTCAACGCCTCGGCGCTGGGACCGGACCAGGAGCGGATGCTCAACGACGGCGATGCCCTGGCCTTTGGCGATGCCCAGTTCCTCTACCTGCGCACGGAGACGCTCCACGCCCACCTGCGGATGGCCAGTCCCAGCCGGGACTGA
- a CDS encoding 6-phosphofructokinase produces MKVAVLTGGGDCPGLNAVIRAVVRRANAHGFEMMGLRDGWKGLLEDNHFRLTRETTSGILHRGGTILGTSRVNPFKVENGLERVKRAIERNGIHAIIAIGGEGTLSAATRMSQEGLRIVGVPKTIDNDINATDFTFGFDTAVAIATEAIDRLHSTAESHKRVIVCEVMGRHVGWIATYAGIAGGADVILVPEIPADLAKVAEHIQRRHAGGRTFSIVVVAEGTRIKLSADQQEQLVTSGALDEAGRPRLGGVGTILAHEIERRTGFETRVSVLGHIQRGGAPTAHDRVLATRYGVHACDMVARGEFGKMAALRGNDIISVDLADATRELKRVPQEFFEVAQVFFG; encoded by the coding sequence ATGAAAGTCGCCGTGCTCACCGGCGGGGGCGACTGCCCCGGCCTGAACGCCGTCATCCGCGCCGTCGTCCGCCGCGCCAACGCCCACGGCTTCGAGATGATGGGCCTCCGAGATGGTTGGAAGGGGTTGTTGGAGGACAACCACTTCCGCCTCACGCGTGAAACCACGTCCGGCATCCTCCACCGGGGCGGCACCATCCTCGGCACCTCGCGCGTCAACCCATTCAAGGTCGAAAACGGGCTGGAGCGCGTCAAGCGCGCCATCGAACGCAACGGCATCCACGCCATCATCGCCATTGGTGGTGAAGGCACGCTGTCGGCCGCCACGCGCATGTCGCAGGAAGGGCTGCGCATCGTCGGTGTGCCCAAGACCATCGACAACGACATCAACGCCACGGACTTCACCTTTGGCTTCGACACGGCCGTCGCCATCGCCACCGAGGCCATTGACCGGCTGCACTCCACCGCGGAGTCGCACAAGCGCGTCATCGTCTGCGAGGTGATGGGCCGTCACGTGGGCTGGATTGCCACCTACGCGGGCATCGCTGGCGGCGCGGACGTCATCCTGGTGCCGGAGATTCCCGCCGACCTGGCGAAGGTGGCCGAGCACATCCAGCGCCGCCACGCGGGCGGGCGCACCTTCTCCATCGTCGTGGTGGCGGAGGGTACGCGCATCAAGCTGTCCGCGGACCAGCAGGAGCAGCTCGTCACCAGCGGCGCGCTGGACGAGGCAGGCAGGCCGCGGCTCGGTGGCGTGGGCACCATCCTGGCGCACGAAATCGAGCGGCGCACCGGCTTCGAGACGCGCGTATCCGTGCTGGGCCACATCCAGCGCGGCGGCGCCCCCACCGCGCATGACCGCGTGCTCGCCACCCGCTACGGCGTCCACGCCTGCGACATGGTGGCCCGCGGCGAGTTCGGGAAGATGGCCGCGCTGCGAGGCAACGACATCATCAGCGTGGACCTGGCGGACGCCACCCGCGAGCTCAAGCGCGTCCCGCAGGAGTTCTTCGAAGTCGCCCAGGTCTTCTTCGGCTGA
- a CDS encoding class II aldolase/adducin family protein, whose translation MSGACEHLALRESMIATARRMNASALNQGTSGNLSVRVEAGFLLTPTGMDYDSLVPEDLVLMRFDGSHEGRRSPSSEWQLHRDILAARPEVGAVLHAHSMFCTTLACLHRDIPAFHYMVSAAGGTDVRCAPYATFGTAELAAHVLAALEGRKACLMANHGMVAVGRDLPAAFKLAVEVETLAAMYWRALQVGEPVLLDGAEMARVLEKFKTYGQQPTPPSREG comes from the coding sequence ATGAGCGGTGCGTGCGAGCACCTCGCCCTGCGCGAGTCGATGATTGCCACCGCGCGGCGGATGAATGCGTCCGCGCTCAACCAGGGCACTTCCGGCAACCTGAGCGTGCGGGTGGAGGCCGGCTTCCTGCTGACGCCCACCGGCATGGACTACGACTCGCTGGTGCCGGAGGACCTGGTCCTCATGCGCTTCGACGGCAGCCACGAGGGCCGCCGGAGTCCGTCGTCGGAGTGGCAGCTCCACCGGGACATCCTGGCCGCCAGGCCGGAGGTGGGCGCGGTGCTGCATGCGCACTCCATGTTCTGCACCACGCTGGCGTGCCTGCACCGGGACATTCCCGCCTTCCACTACATGGTGTCCGCGGCGGGCGGCACGGACGTGCGCTGCGCGCCCTACGCCACGTTCGGCACGGCGGAGCTCGCGGCCCATGTGCTGGCCGCGCTGGAGGGCCGCAAGGCCTGCCTGATGGCGAACCACGGCATGGTGGCGGTGGGCAGGGACTTGCCGGCGGCCTTCAAGCTGGCCGTCGAAGTGGAGACGTTGGCCGCCATGTACTGGCGGGCGCTCCAGGTGGGTGAACCGGTGCTGCTGGACGGCGCGGAGATGGCGCGCGTCCTGGAGAAGTTCAAGACGTACGGCCAGCAGCCGACGCCCCCGTCGCGCGAAGGGTGA
- a CDS encoding alpha/beta hydrolase — protein MLRLRRMLILILTTFGSIYLVLCVAVFALQRSLLYPAPKGTPPLAEGDGFSRLPLEGGLYVDLFHLPAPPGAPTVVHFHGNGEEVLTQIGLGNLMQARGLGFLTVEYPGYGASPGRPTEEGIYAAAEAALVWLRAKGVSAEQTVLSGRSLGTGVAVEMARRGHGSRVMLVSPYTSIPDIGATAFPFLPVRLLARDRYDTASKAAAVKLPVLIIHGEEDTLIPVDMGRRLGTLFPQAEVETVAGAGHNDVLEDPGKVYRHRMASFALGEP, from the coding sequence ATGCTTCGGCTGCGCCGCATGCTCATCCTCATCCTGACCACCTTCGGATCCATCTACCTCGTGTTGTGTGTGGCGGTGTTCGCGCTGCAGCGCTCCTTGCTCTACCCGGCCCCCAAGGGCACGCCGCCGCTGGCGGAAGGTGACGGCTTCAGCCGCCTCCCGTTGGAGGGCGGCCTGTACGTGGACCTGTTCCACCTGCCGGCGCCTCCGGGCGCGCCCACGGTGGTGCACTTCCACGGCAACGGAGAGGAGGTGCTGACGCAGATTGGCCTGGGCAACTTGATGCAAGCGCGGGGGCTGGGCTTCCTTACCGTCGAGTACCCGGGCTATGGCGCGTCACCGGGGCGTCCCACGGAGGAAGGCATCTACGCCGCGGCGGAGGCGGCGCTCGTCTGGCTGCGCGCGAAGGGTGTGAGCGCCGAGCAGACGGTGCTCAGTGGCCGCAGTCTGGGGACGGGCGTCGCGGTGGAGATGGCGCGGCGCGGGCACGGTTCCCGGGTCATGCTCGTGAGTCCGTACACGTCCATCCCGGACATCGGGGCCACGGCCTTTCCCTTCCTGCCCGTCCGCCTGTTGGCCCGGGACCGGTATGACACCGCGTCCAAGGCCGCCGCCGTGAAGCTCCCCGTGCTCATCATCCACGGCGAGGAGGACACCCTCATCCCCGTGGACATGGGGCGCCGGCTGGGCACGCTCTTCCCCCAGGCCGAGGTGGAGACGGTGGCCGGGGCGGGGCACAACGACGTCCTCGAGGACCCCGGAAAGGTCTACAGACACCGGATGGCGTCATTCGCGCTGGGAGAGCCCTGA
- a CDS encoding S-methyl-5'-thioadenosine phosphorylase, with translation MSNPTSPVIGIIGGSGLYQMDGLTDVEWKKVTSPFGEPSDELCFGTLGGHRVVFLPRHGRGHRLAPTDINFRANIDALKRSGVTDLLSLSAVGGLREEYPPGTFVVVDQFIDRTFARDKSFFGTGLVAHVSMAKPVCSRLGDAVISACEGLGVVARRGGTYLAMEGPQFSAIAESHLYRSWGCDVIGMTNMPEAKLAREAELCYATVAMVTDFDCWHPDHDAVTVDQVVSVLLGNAGKAKGLVKNVVPLLGAHTGPCAQGCHKALDHAIITAPTAWDAAMVEKLSAVAGRVLRR, from the coding sequence ATGTCCAACCCTACCTCGCCCGTCATCGGCATCATTGGTGGCAGTGGCCTGTACCAGATGGATGGCCTGACGGACGTCGAATGGAAGAAGGTGACGTCCCCTTTCGGTGAGCCTTCGGACGAGCTGTGCTTCGGCACGCTCGGAGGGCACCGCGTCGTCTTCCTGCCGCGTCACGGGCGAGGCCACCGGCTGGCGCCGACGGACATCAACTTCCGCGCGAACATCGACGCGCTCAAACGCAGCGGGGTGACGGACCTGCTGTCGTTGTCCGCCGTGGGTGGCCTGCGCGAGGAATACCCACCGGGCACCTTCGTCGTCGTGGACCAGTTCATCGACCGGACCTTCGCCCGGGACAAGAGCTTCTTCGGCACGGGACTGGTGGCGCACGTCTCCATGGCGAAGCCGGTGTGCTCGCGGCTGGGGGACGCGGTGATTTCCGCGTGCGAGGGCCTGGGCGTCGTCGCGCGCCGGGGCGGCACATACCTGGCCATGGAGGGGCCGCAGTTCTCCGCCATCGCGGAGAGCCACCTGTACCGGAGCTGGGGCTGTGACGTCATCGGCATGACGAACATGCCGGAGGCCAAGCTCGCGAGGGAGGCGGAGCTCTGTTACGCGACGGTGGCCATGGTCACCGACTTCGACTGCTGGCATCCGGACCATGACGCCGTCACGGTGGACCAGGTTGTCTCCGTGCTGCTGGGCAACGCGGGCAAGGCGAAGGGGCTGGTGAAGAACGTGGTGCCGCTGCTCGGGGCGCATACCGGCCCCTGTGCCCAGGGCTGCCACAAGGCGCTGGACCACGCCATCATCACCGCGCCCACGGCCTGGGACGCCGCGATGGTGGAGAAGCTGTCCGCGGTGGCGGGCCGGGTGCTGCGCCGATGA
- the mtnA gene encoding S-methyl-5-thioribose-1-phosphate isomerase, producing MKVHGKPMRSIWLAPDAQAAEAIDQTRLPHALVTVRLTTLDEAAHAIRSMQVRGAPLIGATAAYGVWLALRADASDGALEHALAVLRGTRPTAVNLHWALDDMRQLLAPLPPAERVAAALRRAEAISDEDVAINRAIGAHGLKLLEDAWARKGRQGRLEVLTHCNAGWLATVDFGTALSPIYQAHDAGIPVHVWVDETRPRNQGAQLTAWELGQHGVPHTVIADNVGGHLMQHGQVDLCIVGTDRTTAQGDVANKIGTYLKALAAKDNGVPFYVALPSPTIDWTLRDGVREIPIEQRDGAELSDVTGRLASGEVATVRITPEGSPAANYAFDVTPARLVTALITERGVCPASHDGLLSLFPERRGRAE from the coding sequence ATGAAGGTCCATGGCAAGCCGATGCGCTCCATCTGGCTGGCGCCGGACGCGCAGGCCGCGGAGGCCATTGACCAGACGCGGCTGCCGCATGCGCTCGTCACCGTGCGGCTGACGACGCTGGATGAAGCCGCTCATGCCATCCGGAGCATGCAGGTGCGCGGCGCGCCCCTCATCGGTGCCACCGCGGCCTATGGCGTCTGGCTGGCTTTGCGCGCGGATGCCTCGGACGGCGCGTTGGAGCACGCGCTCGCGGTGCTGCGGGGCACGCGCCCCACCGCCGTGAATCTGCACTGGGCCCTGGATGACATGCGTCAGCTCCTGGCGCCGCTGCCTCCCGCTGAACGGGTGGCTGCCGCGCTTCGCCGCGCGGAGGCCATCAGCGACGAGGACGTGGCCATCAACCGCGCCATCGGTGCGCACGGCCTGAAGCTCCTGGAGGACGCCTGGGCGCGCAAGGGGCGCCAGGGCCGCCTGGAGGTGCTCACGCACTGCAACGCCGGCTGGTTGGCCACGGTGGACTTCGGCACTGCGCTCTCGCCCATCTACCAGGCGCACGACGCGGGCATCCCCGTGCACGTCTGGGTGGACGAGACACGCCCGCGCAACCAGGGCGCGCAGCTCACGGCCTGGGAGCTGGGGCAGCACGGCGTCCCGCACACCGTCATCGCGGACAACGTGGGGGGCCACCTGATGCAGCACGGGCAGGTGGACCTGTGCATCGTCGGCACGGACCGCACCACGGCCCAGGGCGACGTGGCGAACAAGATTGGCACCTACCTCAAGGCACTGGCGGCGAAGGACAACGGCGTGCCCTTCTACGTGGCGCTGCCCTCGCCCACCATCGACTGGACGCTGCGGGATGGGGTGCGTGAGATTCCGATTGAACAGCGCGACGGCGCGGAGCTGAGCGACGTCACCGGACGGTTGGCGTCGGGCGAGGTGGCCACGGTGCGGATTACGCCGGAGGGGAGCCCCGCGGCGAACTACGCCTTCGACGTGACGCCCGCGAGGCTGGTGACGGCGCTCATCACCGAGCGCGGTGTGTGCCCGGCTTCGCACGACGGGCTGCTGTCGCTCTTCCCGGAGCGGCGCGGGAGGGCGGAATGA
- a CDS encoding amidase family protein, with the protein MNQEGHPLTHGARFGKDDVPDQDSELVKRHRRSGLVVLGKSNTPEMGLRPTTESELHGPCRNPWDTSRSPGGAMAPQLRAAAFASYCPMANTAGLPTMSMPLHWSPDGLPVGVQVHGALWR; encoded by the coding sequence GTGAACCAGGAGGGCCACCCGCTCACCCACGGCGCGCGCTTCGGGAAGGACGACGTTCCAGACCAGGACAGCGAGCTGGTGAAGCGCCACCGGCGCAGCGGCCTGGTGGTGCTGGGCAAGTCGAACACGCCAGAGATGGGGCTGCGCCCCACCACGGAGAGCGAGCTGCACGGGCCCTGCCGCAACCCCTGGGACACCTCGCGCTCTCCGGGCGGGGCCATGGCCCCGCAGCTCCGTGCGGCCGCCTTCGCCTCCTACTGCCCGATGGCCAACACCGCGGGGCTGCCCACCATGAGCATGCCGCTCCACTGGAGCCCGGACGGCCTGCCCGTGGGCGTTCAAGTTCATGGGGCGCTTTGGAGATGA